The sequence AGCGGCCGGTCGGGACGGTCGTAGAGCGCCTCGCGAAGCTGGGTCTCGATCAGCGAGCGCTTCTCCTCGACGACGACGATCGTCTCGAGGCCGCGCGCGAACTCGGCGACGTGCTCGTAGTCGAGCGGCCACGGGCATGCGATCTTGAACAGGCGGATGCCGAGCCGGTTCGCCTCTTCCTCACCGATGCCGATGTCGTCGAGCGCCTGGCGCACGTCGAGATAGCTCTTGCCGATGGTGGCGATGCCGAGCCTGGCGTTCGCGCCGCCGGAATAGACGATGCGGTTCAGCCCGTTCGCCCGGATGAAGGCGGCGGCGGCGGCCCGCTTGAAGTCGTGCAGGCGCTGCTCCTGCGCGAACTGGTCGAGCTCGTGGCGGATATTCAGCCCGCCGCGCGGCATCTCGAACTCGGGCAGGACGATGTTCAGCCGGTCGAGCGACACGTCGACCGACGCGGTCGATTCGATGTTGTCCTTGACGCATTTGACCGCGACCCAGGTGCCGGAGAACCGCGACAGCGCATAGCCGTAGAGCCCGTAGTCGATCAGCTCCTGTACGCCGGCCGGGTTGAAGATCGGCATCATCGCGTCGACGAAGGCGAACTCGGTTGCATGGGCGTTGGTCGACGATTCGGCGGTGTGGTCGTCGCCCATCAGCGCCAGCACGCCGCCATGCTTCGACGAGCCGGCGAGGTTGGCGTGGCGGAAGACGTCGCCGGTGCGGTCGACGCCCGGCCCCTTGCCGTACCAGAGCGCGAACACGCCGTCGTGCTTGCCGTCGCCCATCATCTCGGCCTGCTGCGTGCCCCAGCAGGCGGTCGCGGCGAGCTCCTCGTTGAGCCCCGGCTGGAAGACGACGTCGCCCGCCTCCAGCGCCTTCTTCGCCAGCCACAATTGCTGGTCCAGCCCGCCGAGCGGCGAGCCGCGATAGCCGGTGACGAATCCCGCCGTGTTGAGGCCGGCCCGACGGTCGAGCTCCCGCTGCATCATCAGCATGCGCACGACCGCCTGCGCGCCGGATATGAAGATCCGCTCTTTCGCCAGATCGAACTTGTCCGAAAGCGAAACCTCGTGAAGCGTCATTCCAGCATTCCTCCGGGGTGGCCGCTTCGCGAAGCGGCGTGCCTGCCCCCAGTGTTCCCGCCTCTGCGGTGCACGTCAAACGAAATCCTGACGAAATCCCGCCCAACCCGCGCAAGTCGAGAAAACGACGCTGTCTTGCTTTTCAAGCGTGGTCCAAGCTGCTATTGCGCCAGATCGCAAATGCCGCGCAGCAACAAGCGACATTGCAGGAGGGGAGGCCGGAACGGGGGAGGAACAGGCTTCATGGCCATGCTTTCCGTTCACTTGGCGTCTTCATCGAAAATCGAGGTTCGGAGACGGAACCCATGAATGCTCTCGCCTTTGTCGTACGCGCGATAGGTGCGTTGAATCGCCTTATCGGCAATACTTTCGCCTGGCTCTCGCTGGTCATGGTGCTGGTCTGCTTCACCGTCGTGGTGCAGCGCTATTTCTTCGGTTTCACCATCCTGTGGATGCAGGATCTCTATGTCTGGCTGAACGGGGCGATGTTCACCGCCGTCGCCGGCTTCGCGCTGCTGCGCGACGACCATGTGCGCGTCGACATCTTCTACCGTCCGGCGACGATCCGCACCAAGGCGATCGTCGACCTCATCGGCGTCTTCATCTTCCTGCTGCCGTTCTGCTGGGTGGTCTACGCCTATAGCTGGAACTACATCGCCCGCTCGTGGCGGCTGCACGAGGCCTCGGGCAATGTCGGCGGCATGCCCGGCCTGTACATACTCAAGAGCTTCATCCTCGTCTTCGTCGCCGTCATCGCCCTTCAGGGCATCGCCATGGCGCTGCGCTCGATCCTCGTTCTGCGCGGCCGGGAAGACCTGCTTCCCGAAAAGCTGCGCTACCCGGTACATCAGGAGTAATCGCATATGGATCCGGTTCTTATCGGCGAGATCCTCGCCGGCCTGATGTTCTTCGGCATCATCGGCTTCCTCATGCTCGGCTTTCCGGTCGCGTTCTCGCTGGCCGGCGTCTCGCTCATGTTCGGCGTCGTCGGCATGGCGTTTGGCGTCTTCGACCCGTCGAACTTCGGCTCGCTGGCCAACCGCTATATCGGCTTCATGACCAACGAGGTGCTGGTGGCGGTGCCGCTGTTCATCTTCATGGGCGTGCTGCTGGAGCGCTCGCGCATCGCCGAGCAACTGCTGATCACCATGGGCAAGCTGTTCGGCAACATGCCGGGCGGCCTTGGCATCTCCGTCATTCTCGTCGGCGCGCTGCTTGCGGCCTCCACCGGCGTCGTCGGCGCCACCGTCGTCACGATGGGCCTGATCTCGCTGCCGGCGATGCTGCGCTCGGGCTACGACCCCAAGCTCGCCTGCGGCGTCATCTGCGCCTCCGGCACGCTCGGCCAGATCGTGCCGCCCTCGACCGTGCTGATCTTCATGGGTGACATGCTGACCGGCATCAACGCCCAGGTCCAGATGGCCAAGGGCAATTTCGCGCCGACCCCCGTCTCGGTCGGCGACCTGTTCGCCGGCGCGCTGCTTCCCTCCCTGCTGCTCGTCACGCTCTATCTCTGCTGGGTGATCCTGAAGGCGATCTTCGACCCCAAATCCTGCCCGCCGACGGCGGTGCCGGACGAGGACAGGAAAGGCCTCATCAAGGAGGTCATCGTCGCGCTGATCCCGCCGCTGGCGCTGATCGTCGCCGTTCTCGGCTCGATCCTCGGCGGCATCGCCACCCCGACGGAAGCCTCGTCCGTCGGCGCGGTCGGCGCGATGATCCTGGCGGCCATGCGCGGCCGGCTGAATCTCGGCGTGCTGCGCGAGGCGACGATCTCCACCGCGTCGATCACCTCGATGGTGTTCATCATCCTGTTCGGCGCGTCGGTGTTCTCGATCGTCTTCCGCCTGATGGGCGGCGACAACCTCGTCCACGAATTCCTCGCCGGACTGCCGGGCGGCATCGCCGGCGCGATCTTCGTCGTCATGCTGATCATGTTCCTGCTGGGCTTCATCCTCGACACGTTCGAGATCATCTTCATCGTGCTGCCGATCACCGCGCCCGTCCTTCTCAACATGGGGGTCGATCCGGTCCTTCTCGGCGTGATGATCGGCGTGAACCTGCAGACCTCGTTCATGACGCCGCCCTTCGGCTTTTCGCTGTTCTATCTGCGCGGCGTCGCGCCCAACAGCGTCTCGACCGGCATGATCTACAAGGGCATCATCCCCTTCGTCGCGATCCAGGTGATAACGGTCGCGCTGCTCTTCATGTTTCCGGCGCTCGCCACCTGGCTGCCGAAGGCGATCTACAGCTAGGGAAGGACAAGGCCGGCGCGCGCGGCGCGCCGGTTTCCATCCTTGCAAAGGAAAGGCCCGGATGTCTCCATCCGGGCCTTTTTCATGTCGCGGTCGCGGCTGCGATCAGAGGTGGAAGTACTTCTCGCGGGCCAGGATGAACGGCGAATCGGTGCCTTCGGTCTTCTGGCGCACGATGTTGAGCGCGGAGACGAAGCTCTCGGCGGTCTTCTTGGTCAGCGCGTCGCTCGAATCGAGCAGCTCGGTGAGGATTTCCTTGGCGGCATTGGCGCCCGCCTCGAGGATTTCCTCGGGGAACTGACGCACCTGCACCCCGTGGTCGTTGACCAGCGTCTGCAGCGCGCGCGGATCGTTGGCCGCGAAGTCGGCGGCAACCGAGTCGTACTCGGCCTGGCAGACGTCGCGGATGATCGCCTGAAGATCGGCCGGCAGCGCCTGGTACTTGGCCTTGTCGACGACCAGCTCGGTGGCGAGGCCCGGCTCGATGAAGCTGGGGAAGTAGTAGTTCTTGCAGATCTGGTAGAAGCCGAGCGCCAGATCGTTATAGGGACCGACGAACTCGGCCGCGTCCAGCGTGCCCGACTGGAGCGCCTGGAAAATCTCGCCGGCCGCGAGG comes from Aquamicrobium sp. and encodes:
- a CDS encoding TRAP transporter small permease subunit — encoded protein: MNRLIGNTFAWLSLVMVLVCFTVVVQRYFFGFTILWMQDLYVWLNGAMFTAVAGFALLRDDHVRVDIFYRPATIRTKAIVDLIGVFIFLLPFCWVVYAYSWNYIARSWRLHEASGNVGGMPGLYILKSFILVFVAVIALQGIAMALRSILVLRGREDLLPEKLRYPVHQE
- a CDS encoding TRAP transporter large permease subunit, which codes for MDPVLIGEILAGLMFFGIIGFLMLGFPVAFSLAGVSLMFGVVGMAFGVFDPSNFGSLANRYIGFMTNEVLVAVPLFIFMGVLLERSRIAEQLLITMGKLFGNMPGGLGISVILVGALLAASTGVVGATVVTMGLISLPAMLRSGYDPKLACGVICASGTLGQIVPPSTVLIFMGDMLTGINAQVQMAKGNFAPTPVSVGDLFAGALLPSLLLVTLYLCWVILKAIFDPKSCPPTAVPDEDRKGLIKEVIVALIPPLALIVAVLGSILGGIATPTEASSVGAVGAMILAAMRGRLNLGVLREATISTASITSMVFIILFGASVFSIVFRLMGGDNLVHEFLAGLPGGIAGAIFVVMLIMFLLGFILDTFEIIFIVLPITAPVLLNMGVDPVLLGVMIGVNLQTSFMTPPFGFSLFYLRGVAPNSVSTGMIYKGIIPFVAIQVITVALLFMFPALATWLPKAIYS